Proteins co-encoded in one Opitutus terrae PB90-1 genomic window:
- the lpxA gene encoding acyl-ACP--UDP-N-acetylglucosamine O-acyltransferase: protein MTRSTAVIHATAIIEPGAQLGADCEVHAHAIVRKHSLLADRVVVHPFAVVGGDPQYLKFDPATESGVKIGSGTVIREHVTVNRSIHAGEFTTVGEGCFLMASSHLGHDCVLGNQVVLANAVLLAGHVAVGDHAFLGGGAAVHQFCRIGDGVMIGGHASITRDIAPYLMVAERDAVAGFNVVGLKRRGLSRESIGELKRAFHAVFFTPGNIRSVAAETLATGGFQTAEARRFLEFFSEGKRSFARPRRGSGGEVAAE, encoded by the coding sequence ATGACCCGCTCCACCGCCGTGATTCATGCCACCGCCATCATTGAACCCGGCGCGCAGCTGGGGGCCGACTGCGAAGTTCACGCGCACGCGATCGTGCGGAAGCACAGCCTGCTCGCCGATCGCGTGGTCGTGCATCCGTTCGCCGTCGTCGGTGGAGATCCGCAGTATCTGAAATTCGATCCCGCGACGGAGTCCGGCGTGAAGATCGGCTCCGGCACGGTGATTCGTGAACACGTGACAGTGAACCGCTCCATCCACGCGGGCGAATTCACCACGGTCGGCGAAGGCTGTTTTCTGATGGCGAGTTCGCACCTCGGGCACGATTGCGTGCTCGGAAACCAGGTGGTGCTCGCGAACGCGGTGCTGCTGGCCGGCCACGTGGCGGTGGGCGATCACGCGTTCCTCGGCGGCGGGGCTGCGGTGCATCAGTTCTGCCGGATCGGCGACGGCGTGATGATCGGCGGCCACGCCTCGATCACGCGTGACATCGCGCCTTATCTGATGGTGGCGGAACGCGACGCGGTGGCCGGCTTCAACGTCGTCGGCCTCAAGCGCCGCGGGTTAAGCCGGGAGTCGATCGGCGAACTGAAGCGGGCGTTTCACGCGGTCTTCTTCACGCCGGGCAACATTCGGTCCGTTGCCGCGGAGACGCTCGCGACCGGTGGTTTTCAAACCGCCGAAGCGCGGCGGTTTCTCGAGTTTTTCAGCGAAGGCAAACGGAGCTTCGCGCGCCCGCGTCGCGGCAGCGGCGGCGAAGTTGCCGCGGAGTAG